The genome window CGCTGAATTCCTCTTTCTGGGCTGCCCGGAATGTCAGGTTGCCCGCCTGGAACACGCCGCTCGCTAATCAACTAGGTTGGTTCAAATCTCACCTGCAGTCCACCTGTGGTTCCAATTGTGCACAAACTCTCAGCAACTCTCTAGTAGTAATGGGGGAATGGGGTGGCAATGACTACTATAATAATTTTTTCCAAAGAAAACAATTACCTGAGGTACGGACTTACGTTCCTTTCGTTGTTGCGGGCATTATGAGAGGCATTAAAGATGTGATTCAACTCGGGGCAACTCGTATTTTGGTACCAGGATTTTTTCCATTGGGTTGTCTTCCTCTATACCTTACAACTTTTCCTGATACTAATGCCAATGCTTACGACCAATTGGGATGCTTGAGAAATTATAATGATTTTGCTTCATACCATCACAGATACCTAAACAGAGGCCTGGATAATCTACGACGTGAATTTCCAAATGTTGGAATCGTTTATGGGGATTACAATGGGGCGTTTTTGACTGTTCTTCAAAGTGCTTCTTCCTTTGGATTTAATCAAAACACATTGCTCACTGCGTGCTGTGGAACCGGAGGACGATACAACTTTAATTTCAGTAATGTGTGTGGATCAGCTAGTGTAAGAGCTTGTTCTAACCCGGCTCAATACGTGCACTGGGATGGCATTCATTTGACAGATGAAGCTCATCGTCGTATTACAGACATTATCGTCAAGGACATGCTTTCAAGATTAGGGTGTACTGTTTAGATTATGACTTTCAAGATTCTCTTAGATTGTTATAGGGgtgctttttcttttttggtaatAAAGAGTTTATTTGTTGGTGTTTAGTTgataagagtgggttgctctagtggtgtgcaccctccactttcaaccaagaggttgtgagttcgagtcaccccaaaagcaaggtggggagttcttggagggagggagtcgagtgtctatcggaaacagcctctctaccccagggtaggggtaaggtctgcgtacacactaccctccccacagGGTTATTGTTTGTTGGGTGTTTAGAATATGAAGATATGTATCCTTTCTTCTTCAGGAAGAGGTGGAACAGAATATAAATAAAAGAGtgattttgatgatctaacaagcCTAAATATTAAGAACCGGGAACATGTTCCACATCTTCAAAGTACTCAAcatcaacaagtctcaagtctggGACATGTTCCAATATTCAGAGTCAAAGAAACAACAGAGGGTCCCTAGCTGACAGTTCAGTCAACTTCCCATAGGTGTAAAGTGGCTGCAACTGTTCCTCTGCAcacacacgcaacagtgcaaacAGTGGAGCAGTCACTTTATGGAGAATGCCCTTGTACCAAATATGTTTGCATCACTCAAGTGATGTCACTTGtgtaatattaacatgaagcaaagtAAAATCAACACTTGCACGTTCCAGATTTCATCAAGCTCTCTCTCAAAGTGTGTCGCGGACTTGCAAGTGATTTTCAGGCTTCAAGaccaaagaacaacataacgaaggaccagtttccaGCATTGTATCATCACATATCCCTAGTTGTGTTGTACCTTTGTTAGTGTGATTtaattgtaattcctacttagcttagctagAAGCATCGTGTAGGAAACAAATTGTAAAATCATAAACCTTGTATTTGTGTCTTGGATAGAGTTAGTCAAGTTGTGAATTTAATAACACAGTGATTATaaagaggcttgtaatagagttattacgaGTTAGGGATTAAGgttttaattcctaggttacaataggttgtaatctgaacttgctcggttagtgaagttgaaatcctacaagtgtAGGTTATGGTTTTTcatcccgtgagctgggagttttccacgtaaaactctgtcgtgtcatttacttatctctttgtgtgttctgtgggaaccGATATAGAACTCgattctctatacagtttggtggaccctcAGTTTCTACCAATTAGTATCAGAGCAGGTACTTTCTATcgggctaacacctagaaaggatcctcatggctgctccaccaaactttgaagaaggtcaatctacctacagaccaccaagattcaatggccAATACTACGGATGGTGGAAGACATGGATGCATGATGAAGATTCAGAGCTCTGGGATGTTATCTGCGATGGTCCTTTCGTTCCCATGAAGACCATTGGTGAACCATCAGTGACAGTTCCCAAGAGATGCTGATCGCAAGGCTATAGAGAAGAACTTTCGAGCAAAAAAGATCCTCGTCTGTGGTATTGGGCCAAACGAATACAACATGATTTCTTCCTGTCAAACTACCAAGGAGATCTAGGAAGCTCTCCCAACAGCACACGAAGGGACAACTCAAGTCAAACAGTCGAAAAATTGATATGCTAACcactgagtatgaactcttcaAGATGAAGGATGATGAGTCCATCCAGGACATGCACACTCGCTTCACCTCTATCATCAATGAGCTCCATTCTCTGGGAGAAATCATTCCAAGGAACAAACTTGTCAGGAAAATACTTAGTGTATTACCTGGTTCCTGGGAAAGCAAAGTAAATGCTATCACGGAGGCAAAGGATCTACAAAAGCTGACCATTGATAAACTCATTGGTAAtctaaaaacttatgaaatgaagaagaagaggaatcATGAGAGAAGAAAgcccaaaagggagaagaacctggtcctcaagacagacaacaatgactcaagtggtgaggatgctgatatggcttacctgacaaagagatttcagaagatggttcgcagaaatggaggcattccaaaaaggggcAGCTCCAGCAAGCCAAGAGGGTATGACTTATGTCATAAGTGTGGGAAGCCAGGACATTTCATCAAGGATTGTCCTCTCCTCAAACAAGATTAGTACAAGCGCAACACTGATAAAGCGGCCAAAAGGAACTCGGTTCCTGAACAAAGATTCAAGAGAAAAAATACCGTtgacaatgttgtgaaacaagttcttgctgcatggggagactctTCGAGTTAATCTGGAGGAGATGATGAACAAGGTGACAGCTCCATGATGGCAGTTGAAAGTGAAGCAATTGACTATGATTCTATCTTTGCCTTAATGGAAAAATGTGACGATGATGAAGATAATAAtgatgatgaggtaaactttctagacgttcaaagaaatctCAAGTCTTACTCTCAGAAAAAGCTTATATCTTTGGCAAAtgttttaattgatgcttatcacaatcttataaatgataaaaatgcttTAACTATTGAGCTATGAAAGGTAGAAAATGAGAGAGATGGTTTAGTAATCGTAGTGGCTGACCTAAAAGAAACCATAGAGGATCTAATGAGAGAAAAGAGTGTTCTGAATAAAAAAGGTGAAGACATAGAAAATAAGAGAGATGACTTGTTGGTAGTCGCCATGGACCTAAAAGAAACAATAAAGGAATTAAAAAGGGGAAACCGTTCTGGGACTGtccaaaagggaaaggaagttgcaagtgaggcatacattaagcttgaaaatgaactcaaatcTGTGAAATCTAGTCTGTGTGCTGGACTTGAAAGAAACAG of Nicotiana tomentosiformis chromosome 7, ASM39032v3, whole genome shotgun sequence contains these proteins:
- the LOC104102841 gene encoding GDSL esterase/lipase At5g03980-like; protein product: MASLISLPKVSFFLLLITFAFFSSPSAAQTKCNIRSVYQFGDSLADAGNVIRTPGANIIFRANRAPYGETFFKRPTGRFSDGRIIIDYISSALKLSFLNAYLDSDNVFSQGVNFAVAGATTLNSSFWAARNVRLPAWNTPLANQLGWFKSHLQSTCGSNCAQTLSNSLVVMGEWGGNDYYNNFFQRKQLPEVRTYVPFVVAGIMRGIKDVIQLGATRILVPGFFPLGCLPLYLTTFPDTNANAYDQLGCLRNYNDFASYHHRYLNRGLDNLRREFPNVGIVYGDYNGAFLTVLQSASSFGFNQNTLLTACCGTGGRYNFNFSNVCGSASVRACSNPAQYVHWDGIHLTDEAHRRITDIIVKDMLSRLGCTV